The following proteins come from a genomic window of Shewanella halifaxensis HAW-EB4:
- a CDS encoding formate dehydrogenase subunit gamma, producing the protein MHKQNMILRHKLFDRICHWFVVAAGLVTFLTGFAFFFPSFQWLGSIAGTPQMARFVHPIAGLLMCLPLMLMLVRYYHHNKWEKNDLTWMLAIKDVMFENEDKIPAIGHYNPGQKVLFRTFVVTSIGLTITGFMMWQPYFAPHFAAITIQWAILIHAICAVIMLIFVIVHFWMATWVEGSVAGMLYGYVSRAWCKKHHPNMLNDPELKTNKQEKH; encoded by the coding sequence ATGCATAAGCAGAATATGATTTTGCGTCATAAGTTGTTCGACCGCATCTGTCACTGGTTTGTGGTTGCCGCAGGTTTGGTGACATTCCTAACAGGCTTTGCATTCTTCTTCCCATCATTTCAATGGTTGGGATCGATTGCAGGTACGCCACAGATGGCGCGTTTTGTTCATCCGATTGCCGGTTTGCTGATGTGCTTACCGCTAATGCTGATGCTAGTGCGCTATTACCACCATAACAAGTGGGAAAAGAATGACCTGACATGGATGTTAGCGATTAAGGATGTGATGTTCGAAAACGAGGACAAGATCCCCGCTATCGGCCATTACAACCCAGGTCAAAAAGTGCTGTTCCGCACCTTCGTGGTGACCTCAATCGGCTTGACGATTACTGGTTTCATGATGTGGCAGCCTTACTTTGCCCCACACTTCGCGGCTATAACAATCCAGTGGGCCATTTTGATCCACGCAATCTGCGCAGTGATCATGTTGATCTTTGTGATTGTGCATTTTTGGATGGCCACTTGGGTGGAAGGATCGGTTGCTGGCATGTTGTACGGCTATGTGTCGCGGGCTTGGTGCAAGAAGCATCACCCTAACATGCTAAACGATCCTGAATTAAAGACTAATAAGCAGGAAAAACACTAA
- the fdhE gene encoding formate dehydrogenase accessory protein FdhE: protein MSTAILDAEKIPTQSLEIKTVIPADPKAVYQFRAQRLAELAEESGLAEYFGLLEQLVGAQQKVAALYGEAAKSCFGPKPKLDLSQSQPMAQQHFEWGNYWQSVLLELISELMPKVSTDLHVVLKELAKAEADVLQGYAKSMLSGRFAEVPAQYSLFIWAALSVYWSHWAVEVAQGLADAAQAHKRLCPVCGSHPVGSVIKEVPRTGLRYLHCSLCETEWHEVRAECTSCGESKGVFLWAETETKAAIRVESCDTCKGYTKMFFTDINPRLEVAADDLATLVMDSHLVEQGYSATTVNPLLLAHEQEPQLENEPQESVVQPKVGNIH from the coding sequence ATGAGCACAGCAATACTCGACGCCGAAAAGATCCCAACTCAGTCATTGGAGATCAAAACCGTGATCCCTGCTGATCCCAAAGCCGTTTATCAATTTAGGGCGCAGCGACTCGCCGAGTTAGCCGAGGAGTCTGGACTAGCAGAATACTTTGGCTTGCTCGAGCAGTTAGTTGGTGCTCAGCAAAAGGTAGCGGCACTGTATGGTGAGGCGGCAAAGAGCTGTTTTGGTCCAAAACCAAAGTTAGATCTAAGCCAAAGCCAGCCGATGGCGCAGCAGCACTTTGAGTGGGGCAACTATTGGCAGTCGGTATTGCTGGAGCTGATTAGTGAGTTAATGCCAAAAGTCAGTACTGACTTGCATGTGGTACTAAAGGAACTGGCTAAAGCTGAAGCCGATGTGTTGCAAGGTTATGCCAAGTCCATGCTTAGCGGACGCTTTGCCGAAGTACCCGCGCAGTACAGCCTATTTATTTGGGCGGCACTGTCGGTGTATTGGTCACATTGGGCGGTTGAAGTGGCACAAGGATTAGCTGACGCGGCACAGGCCCACAAACGATTATGTCCCGTTTGTGGCAGCCACCCTGTAGGCAGCGTGATCAAGGAAGTGCCGCGCACTGGACTGCGCTACTTGCATTGCAGCCTGTGTGAAACCGAGTGGCATGAAGTGCGCGCCGAGTGCACCTCATGTGGTGAAAGCAAAGGCGTGTTCCTATGGGCTGAAACCGAAACTAAGGCTGCTATTCGTGTTGAAAGCTGCGATACCTGTAAGGGTTATACCAAGATGTTCTTTACCGACATCAACCCTAGACTTGAGGTAGCGGCAGACGATTTAGCGACTCTGGTGATGGATAGCCATTTGGTTGAGCAAGGTTATAGTGCAACCACGGTTAACCCTCTGCTACTAGCTCATGAGCAAGAGCCTCAGCTAGAGAATGAGCCTCAGGAGTCTGTGGTTCAGCCTAAAGTGGGTAACATCCACTAG
- the fdnG gene encoding formate dehydrogenase-N subunit alpha: MDRRQFFKLCACGATTSAISALGLMPGTAMAAPREYKLLRAKETRNNCCYCSVGCGLLMYSNGSNGKNAEQAIFHIEGDADHPVNRGALCPKGAGLVDYVNSPNRNHFPEVREAGSNEWKRISWNEAFGRIARLMKDDRDANLIEKNSDGTTVNRWLSTGMMTSSAQPNEGGFITHKFARSLGLVAIDTIARNUHSPTVASLAPTFGRGAMTNHWIDIKNANVVVIMGGNAAEAHPVGFGWVTEAMEHNNAKLVVVDPRFNRSAALADCYAPLRSGTDIAFLLGLCRYLIETKQINYDYVKAYTNASYIVRDDYEFNEGLFSGFDDKSRTYDKETWYYELDEDGYAKVDDTYEHQRCVWNLLKHHVDRYDFETVSNITGTPVEDYEKVCALIGSTHVHNKAATFLYALGWTHHTKGAQNIRSMALVQLLLGNIGVLGGGVNALRGHSNVQGATDMGLLCQNLPGYLKLPNDNDTDLATYLENYTPKALRPGQTNYWSNYPKFFISQMKSFWGENATAANNFGYDWLPKWDLQYDYTKHIDMMYHGQVNGYFVQGVNAINSMPNRNKTLAALCKLKYLVVMDPLATETSVFWKKAGEYNNVDPSDIQTQVFRLPTTLFAEEEGCIVNSGRWMQWHWKGANPPGESKPDAEILSGIMMQLRELYKAEGGVLPEPIDAVKWDYHNPHTPHGEEVAKELNGIDLKTGKQLDSFSQLKDDGSTSCGCWIYSGSWTEQGNMMARRDNSDTSGKGITPGWAFSWPANRRVLYNRASCDVNGKPWDPSRVIVEWTNGKWHGIDVGDFNMKLSPKESAHPFIMQPEGVGRFFALKMLAEGPFPEHYEPMETPIGTNPLHPNVISNPAVRMLPGVAETLGSHNEFPYVCTTYSLTEHFNFWTIHCRLAAISMPETFVELDEILAAAKGINNGDWVKVSSKRGSLMTKALVTKRLQPLKVNGQMVHTVGLPRHGGYNGLTRRSSSCNVLTTEVGDANTQAPEYKAFLVDITKAEGV, translated from the coding sequence ATGGACAGACGACAGTTTTTTAAACTGTGTGCCTGCGGAGCGACCACATCGGCAATATCAGCGCTGGGACTAATGCCCGGCACTGCGATGGCGGCGCCTCGTGAGTACAAGTTGTTGAGAGCAAAAGAGACCCGCAATAACTGCTGTTATTGTTCAGTGGGTTGTGGCTTGCTGATGTACAGCAATGGCAGTAACGGCAAAAATGCCGAACAAGCAATTTTCCACATTGAAGGCGACGCTGACCATCCGGTTAACCGCGGCGCATTATGCCCTAAAGGTGCAGGATTGGTGGACTATGTAAATAGCCCTAATCGTAACCATTTCCCTGAAGTGCGTGAGGCTGGTTCTAACGAGTGGAAACGCATTAGCTGGAATGAAGCATTTGGTCGTATCGCGCGTTTAATGAAAGATGACCGCGATGCAAACCTAATTGAAAAGAACAGTGACGGTACCACAGTAAACCGTTGGTTGAGCACAGGCATGATGACCTCGTCTGCACAGCCAAACGAGGGTGGTTTTATCACTCATAAGTTTGCTCGTTCTCTTGGCCTAGTGGCCATCGACACTATTGCGCGTAACTGACACTCCCCAACGGTAGCAAGTCTTGCTCCAACATTTGGGCGCGGTGCCATGACCAACCACTGGATCGATATTAAGAACGCAAATGTCGTGGTGATCATGGGCGGTAATGCCGCCGAAGCACATCCTGTCGGTTTCGGCTGGGTTACAGAAGCAATGGAACACAATAACGCCAAATTGGTGGTTGTTGATCCACGTTTTAACCGCAGTGCTGCATTAGCTGACTGTTATGCTCCACTTCGTAGTGGTACTGATATCGCATTCCTTTTAGGTCTATGTCGATACCTTATTGAGACTAAACAAATTAACTACGACTATGTCAAAGCGTATACCAACGCTAGTTACATAGTGCGCGATGATTACGAATTCAATGAAGGTCTATTTAGTGGTTTTGATGATAAGAGCCGCACTTACGACAAAGAAACCTGGTACTACGAATTAGATGAAGATGGCTACGCTAAAGTCGATGACACTTATGAGCACCAACGTTGTGTGTGGAACTTATTAAAGCATCATGTCGATCGCTATGACTTTGAAACGGTTAGTAATATTACCGGTACGCCCGTTGAAGATTATGAGAAAGTTTGTGCGCTTATTGGTAGCACTCACGTTCATAATAAAGCGGCGACATTCTTGTACGCACTAGGATGGACTCACCATACCAAAGGCGCACAGAACATCCGTTCTATGGCGTTGGTACAGTTGCTGCTGGGTAATATCGGCGTGTTGGGTGGCGGTGTAAACGCACTTCGTGGTCACTCAAACGTACAGGGCGCAACCGATATGGGACTGCTATGCCAGAACCTGCCGGGCTATTTGAAGCTGCCAAATGATAACGATACAGACTTAGCCACATACCTTGAAAACTATACGCCTAAAGCGTTGCGTCCAGGCCAAACTAACTATTGGTCTAACTATCCTAAGTTCTTTATCTCACAGATGAAGAGTTTCTGGGGCGAGAATGCAACCGCGGCGAATAACTTTGGTTATGACTGGTTACCTAAGTGGGACTTGCAGTACGACTATACAAAACATATCGACATGATGTACCACGGTCAGGTTAACGGCTACTTTGTGCAAGGGGTTAACGCGATTAACTCTATGCCAAACCGTAATAAAACCTTGGCTGCATTGTGCAAGCTTAAGTACTTAGTGGTGATGGATCCGTTAGCGACTGAAACTTCGGTGTTCTGGAAAAAAGCTGGCGAATACAACAATGTTGACCCAAGCGATATTCAGACTCAAGTGTTCCGCTTACCTACGACGTTATTTGCCGAAGAAGAAGGCTGTATCGTTAACTCGGGTCGCTGGATGCAGTGGCATTGGAAGGGCGCGAATCCACCGGGCGAATCTAAGCCAGATGCTGAGATCCTATCGGGGATCATGATGCAGCTGCGTGAGCTTTATAAAGCCGAAGGTGGGGTATTACCTGAGCCGATTGATGCGGTGAAATGGGACTACCATAATCCACATACACCACATGGCGAAGAAGTGGCAAAAGAGCTTAACGGTATCGATCTTAAAACAGGTAAGCAGCTAGATAGCTTTAGCCAGTTAAAAGATGACGGTAGTACTTCATGTGGTTGCTGGATCTACTCGGGTAGTTGGACTGAGCAGGGCAACATGATGGCCCGCCGTGATAACTCTGATACCTCAGGTAAGGGTATTACACCGGGTTGGGCATTCTCGTGGCCAGCAAACCGCCGCGTACTCTATAACCGTGCATCTTGTGATGTTAACGGTAAGCCATGGGATCCAAGTCGCGTCATCGTTGAATGGACCAATGGTAAGTGGCATGGCATCGATGTGGGTGACTTCAATATGAAGTTATCGCCAAAAGAGTCGGCGCATCCGTTCATCATGCAGCCTGAGGGTGTGGGCCGATTCTTCGCGCTAAAAATGTTAGCTGAAGGACCATTCCCTGAACATTACGAGCCAATGGAGACGCCTATCGGCACCAACCCATTGCACCCGAACGTGATCAGTAACCCTGCGGTTCGCATGCTACCTGGCGTGGCCGAAACGCTTGGTTCACATAATGAGTTCCCTTATGTGTGTACCACTTACTCATTAACAGAGCACTTTAACTTCTGGACGATTCACTGTCGTTTAGCGGCTATCTCTATGCCTGAAACTTTTGTTGAGCTGGATGAAATTCTGGCAGCGGCGAAGGGTATTAACAATGGTGATTGGGTCAAGGTTAGCTCTAAGCGTGGTAGCTTGATGACCAAGGCTTTGGTGACTAAGCGTCTACAACCACTCAAGGTTAACGGGCAGATGGTGCATACGGTTGGCTTGCCACGTCATGGTGGCTATAACGGTCTAACTCGTAGAAGTTCTAGCTGTAACGTACTGACCACTGAAGTGGGTGATGCTAATACTCAAGCACCTGAATATAAAGCGTTCCTAGTGGATATTACTAAGGCTGAGGGAGTGTAA
- the fdxH gene encoding formate dehydrogenase subunit beta, with the protein MSAQDIILSSGTSELTPAAQVRRKLSKVAKLFDATKCSGCKACQVSCSEWNDLRAPVGSFQGSYQNPMDLSSECWTLMKYNEIEQDNKLRWNFTHSACMHCADPACLTACSTKGAIVQRANGVVDFESDKCTGCGYCVSACPFDVPRLDPIDQKAYKCSMCSDRLQVGQEPACVKSCVTGALKYGTREDMLFIADLRIKELHKQGFTKAGLYSPEGVGGTGMMMILHDVSQPENYGLPADPKTSVPVKLWQDVVKPLGTAGILATVAVACLHRITVGRNIVEEDEPAAFDHTHSDKSDKE; encoded by the coding sequence ATGTCTGCTCAAGATATTATTTTAAGCTCTGGTACATCAGAGCTCACCCCTGCTGCGCAGGTACGCCGCAAATTAAGCAAGGTGGCCAAGTTATTTGATGCCACTAAGTGTAGCGGCTGTAAAGCTTGTCAGGTTTCCTGTTCTGAATGGAATGACCTCAGAGCGCCAGTCGGCAGCTTCCAAGGTAGTTACCAGAACCCAATGGATCTGTCTTCAGAGTGCTGGACACTGATGAAGTACAACGAAATTGAGCAGGACAACAAGTTACGCTGGAACTTTACTCATAGTGCTTGCATGCATTGTGCTGATCCAGCCTGCTTAACGGCTTGCTCGACTAAAGGGGCGATTGTTCAGCGTGCTAACGGCGTTGTCGATTTTGAATCTGATAAGTGTACGGGTTGTGGTTACTGTGTATCGGCTTGTCCGTTCGATGTACCAAGACTCGACCCTATCGATCAAAAAGCCTACAAGTGCAGCATGTGCTCTGACCGTCTACAAGTTGGTCAAGAGCCAGCGTGTGTGAAGTCTTGTGTTACTGGGGCGCTTAAATACGGTACGCGTGAAGATATGTTGTTTATTGCAGACCTTCGAATTAAAGAACTGCATAAACAAGGCTTCACTAAAGCGGGTCTGTACAGTCCTGAGGGCGTGGGTGGCACTGGCATGATGATGATCTTGCATGATGTTAGCCAGCCTGAAAACTATGGCTTACCAGCCGATCCAAAAACAAGCGTGCCAGTGAAACTGTGGCAAGACGTGGTTAAGCCATTAGGTACAGCGGGTATTCTCGCGACCGTGGCGGTGGCCTGTCTACACCGTATCACTGTGGGCCGTAATATCGTCGAAGAAGATGAGCCGGCAGCGTTTGACCACACTCACTCAGACAAGTCAGATAAGGAGTAA